A single region of the Marinobacter nanhaiticus D15-8W genome encodes:
- a CDS encoding amino acid ABC transporter permease yields MSEWDILWDSRDVFVDGFFNTLILFGVSAGLGFLLGCVIVYCLEWAKAPLRIPLRIFIDGMRLLPFLILAYLFYYGLPSLGLRLSSWQAGVSALVLYHGAYFAEILRGTRITLPPGQVEAAVAQGFSMPTMFLRLILPQLVMKSRGVLGNQLIILLKDTAFLVIITVRELTAAANGLSGTYFIPMEAFIVAIGFYWLISIALEQAVNLMGRTSEKRGFKNA; encoded by the coding sequence ATGAGTGAATGGGACATCCTTTGGGACTCGCGCGATGTCTTCGTGGACGGGTTCTTCAATACCCTGATCCTTTTCGGTGTTTCCGCGGGACTCGGTTTCCTGCTGGGTTGCGTCATCGTGTATTGCCTCGAGTGGGCGAAGGCGCCCCTGCGGATACCGTTGCGCATCTTCATCGATGGCATGCGCCTGTTGCCGTTCCTGATCCTGGCCTACCTGTTCTATTACGGTCTCCCCTCGCTGGGGCTTCGCCTGAGTTCCTGGCAGGCCGGCGTCAGCGCCCTGGTGCTCTACCACGGCGCCTACTTTGCCGAGATCCTGCGCGGAACCCGCATCACCCTGCCGCCGGGGCAGGTGGAAGCCGCCGTGGCACAAGGCTTCTCGATGCCCACCATGTTCCTGCGACTGATCCTGCCCCAGTTGGTGATGAAGTCTCGGGGTGTGCTGGGTAACCAACTGATCATCCTGCTCAAGGACACCGCTTTCCTTGTGATTATCACGGTGCGGGAATTGACGGCGGCGGCCAATGGTTTGTCCGGTACCTATTTCATCCCCATGGAAGCGTTCATCGTCGCCATCGGCTTCTACTGGCTGATCAGCATTGCGTTGGAACAGGCGGTGAACTTGATGGGCCGTACCAGCGAAAAACGAGGATTCAAGAATGCCTGA
- a CDS encoding GlxA family transcriptional regulator — protein sequence MPAGQHRVDLVIYPGFKSLEAVGPLTVFTYANKHLEEQGESAFYDIRIAASELAPVTSDTVIALQPTQQLDPDDLPDTALVAGAHDIETSMANAQGVIDWVQASAPSIRRFATLCTGTFFLAETGLLNGRRATTHWRMSDRLEHRYPAIDVDVDAIFIQQDNLWTSAGVSAAIDLSLAFVERDCGHKLALEVARDLVIFLKRPGGQSQFSADLASQMPESSAVRRIQGWAMDNLETPFTLGEMADQASLSIRHLTRLFQKETGRSPMEFVERARLDKARRLLQDTDLPLKSIAFRCGFSSDDQFRRTFRKYLSVVPNDYRSRFSSPN from the coding sequence ATGCCCGCCGGCCAACACCGCGTCGATCTCGTCATCTACCCCGGTTTCAAGTCCCTCGAAGCGGTTGGTCCGCTGACGGTGTTTACCTACGCCAACAAACACCTGGAAGAACAGGGCGAGTCCGCCTTCTACGATATCCGGATTGCGGCGTCCGAGCTCGCCCCTGTCACCTCGGACACCGTCATTGCGCTGCAACCGACGCAGCAACTGGACCCGGACGATCTACCGGATACTGCCCTCGTCGCCGGCGCCCACGATATCGAAACGTCCATGGCAAACGCCCAGGGCGTGATTGACTGGGTTCAGGCCAGCGCGCCATCGATCCGGCGCTTTGCCACACTCTGTACCGGTACCTTTTTTCTTGCTGAAACAGGTTTACTGAATGGCCGTCGTGCCACCACGCACTGGCGCATGTCGGACCGGCTTGAGCACCGATATCCTGCCATCGACGTGGATGTGGACGCGATCTTTATCCAGCAGGACAACCTGTGGACATCGGCGGGCGTCAGTGCCGCCATCGACCTGTCACTGGCCTTCGTGGAGCGGGATTGTGGGCATAAGCTGGCCCTGGAAGTGGCCCGGGACCTGGTTATCTTCCTTAAGCGGCCGGGTGGCCAGTCCCAGTTCAGCGCGGACCTGGCCAGCCAGATGCCGGAAAGCTCCGCGGTCAGGCGCATTCAGGGGTGGGCCATGGATAACCTGGAGACGCCTTTTACACTGGGTGAGATGGCCGATCAGGCGTCCCTGAGCATTCGTCACCTGACGCGCCTGTTCCAGAAGGAAACGGGGAGGTCGCCCATGGAATTCGTCGAACGCGCCCGACTCGATAAGGCACGCCGTCTGCTGCAGGATACGGACCTGCCTCTCAAGAGCATTGCCTTCCGCTGCGGCTTTTCGTCGGATGACCAGTTCCGTCGCACCTTCCGCAAGTACCTGTCGGTGGTGCCGAACGATTACCGGTCACGGTTCTCGAGCCCGAACTGA
- a CDS encoding amino acid ABC transporter ATP-binding protein has translation MPEVPEVSIKRLSKQFDGIEVLRDVDLEVQRGEVVSILGSSGSGKSTLLRCINWLEQPDRGEIRIAGERIGFNGETGKPATQRELAKVRSQLGMVFQSFNLWPHLNVLHNVTEALVYVKGMKKAEAEVVADELLAKVGMAEKRLNYPYTLSGGQKQRVAIARALAMQPRVMLFDEPTSALDPELVGEVLAVIRDLSQEGYTMIIVTHEMEFARNVSDQVVFLEKGKIIEKSAPDEFFVSPSTQRVRQFLELEEKV, from the coding sequence ATGCCTGAAGTACCTGAAGTCAGTATCAAGCGACTGTCGAAACAGTTCGATGGCATCGAAGTACTTCGCGATGTCGACCTGGAGGTGCAGCGTGGTGAAGTGGTCAGCATCCTGGGATCGTCCGGCTCCGGGAAATCCACGTTATTACGCTGTATCAATTGGCTGGAGCAGCCCGACCGGGGAGAAATTCGCATTGCCGGTGAACGTATCGGCTTTAACGGCGAAACCGGAAAGCCGGCCACCCAGCGGGAGCTGGCCAAGGTGCGCTCGCAGTTGGGCATGGTGTTCCAGAGTTTCAATCTCTGGCCCCACCTGAACGTCCTGCATAACGTCACCGAGGCCCTTGTCTACGTCAAGGGCATGAAAAAGGCGGAGGCCGAAGTCGTTGCCGATGAGTTGTTGGCCAAGGTAGGCATGGCCGAAAAGCGACTGAACTACCCCTACACACTGTCCGGTGGTCAAAAGCAGCGTGTCGCAATTGCCCGGGCCCTGGCGATGCAACCGCGCGTTATGCTGTTCGACGAGCCCACCTCGGCGCTGGATCCGGAACTGGTCGGGGAGGTGCTTGCGGTGATTCGCGACCTGTCACAGGAGGGCTACACGATGATCATCGTGACCCACGAGATGGAGTTCGCCCGCAACGTCTCCGATCAGGTCGTATTCCTGGAGAAAGGCAAGATCATCGAGAAATCCGCACCGGATGAATTCTTTGTCTCGCCCAGTACGCAGCGGGTTCGGCAGTTCCTGGAACTCGAAGAAAAGGTCTGA
- a CDS encoding GNAT family N-acetyltransferase — MQVEPATLEDCLAIAKVHVESWQVAYRDFLPADYLATLSTEKRAATWREFVTRYPGRLLVARDAEHIVGFVAFGPSRDTGAPSDRAEIWSIYVKPSSWSSGVGRCLWLAALKQIRAAGYASVSLWVIAGNERAIRFYTGTGFVPDPESRGTFEIGGTELEDVRYILEIESGIGGEVSPHLE, encoded by the coding sequence ATGCAAGTTGAACCCGCGACGCTGGAAGACTGCCTCGCCATCGCCAAGGTGCATGTCGAATCCTGGCAGGTGGCCTATAGGGACTTTCTTCCCGCTGACTACCTTGCCACGCTCTCCACCGAGAAGCGCGCGGCAACCTGGCGAGAGTTCGTTACGCGTTATCCGGGTCGCCTGTTGGTGGCCCGCGATGCGGAACACATCGTCGGCTTCGTAGCGTTCGGTCCGTCGCGCGACACCGGCGCCCCCAGCGACCGCGCCGAAATCTGGTCCATCTATGTCAAACCATCCTCGTGGTCATCGGGCGTCGGTCGTTGCCTTTGGCTTGCCGCACTGAAGCAAATCCGAGCTGCCGGATACGCTTCTGTGAGCCTCTGGGTCATTGCAGGCAACGAACGAGCGATCCGCTTCTATACCGGCACGGGTTTCGTACCTGACCCAGAAAGCCGTGGCACGTTCGAGATTGGCGGTACTGAACTGGAGGACGTTCGGTACATCCTCGAGATTGAATCTGGTATCGGTGGGGAGGTCTCACCACATCTGGAATGA